The region TATCCAAAAACATTCTGAGTTCCTAAAATGTTTGATACTGAGAAATAAAGGATTTTTTGTGTTGTCAGTAAATAGGCCCAGTTAAAACTTAAACTATTGTATGATTTTGTTTTTCCACTCATAAATTGAGTCTGGTTCGGATCGTTGTACGGACGTCCTGAACTGAAACTATTTGTAAATCCAACCTGCGATTTCCAGTCGGTAATGAAATACTTCGTTACAACTGACAAACTATGATTTGCAATAAAATTTGGAGTCGCCATAGTTGGGAAATTTTTATACTGTCTTTCTGAATCGATATAAGAATAAGAAATCCAATATTCTAGGTTTTTATACAAATTGCTGTCTCGCCAAAGCAAATCGAATCCTTTTGCGTAACCTGAACCGTTATTATTGAAAACCGAATTGTATTGAATATCTTGTGTATCATATTGAACTAAGTTGCTATAATCTTTATAATACAACTCTGTTCTAAGCAATTGTCCAGGTCTTGTAAATGTATAGTTAAAAATATAATGTCTTGCTTTTTCGCTTTCAAACTGATGGTATTTTGAAAATTTAATATAATCTACAACCGGTGTTTGAGTAAAATCCCCGTAAGCAAATGAAAACTGACTGTATTTTGAAGCTTTAAATCCTAATGAAGCCCTTGGTGCAATATTATTTTCGTTTAGCAAACTATTGTTTGAATATCTTAAACCAACTTTTAACGCTAGGTTTTTAGAGAACGAAATATCTCCTTCAGCATAACTTGCAAAAATGTTAGAGTCATATCCATTAGCACCGTTTATAGAAACATTGTCATCAAAATTTTGGTTGTATTTTGTGATGAAATAATCGCTACCGAAAGATAATCTGAAGTAATTAGAAACTTTTTTAGATAATTTTAGTTTTAACTGAGCCGCATTTTCATTGCTGTCAACATCAGTAATATTGTATTTCAATTTATTTTTACTGTAACCATAACTGATTCCAGAAGTTAACTGCCAGCCTGTTCCAATTGTTCCTTTATATGAAGAATTCAAATAAAAGTTATTATTGTTCATATCAGTTCGAATCGGATTTTCGAAATTGATATTTTTCTGATTTAAATCGAATTTCTCTGAATCAAAAGAAGCGTATAATTTAAAGATTCCGTTTGTGAATTTATATCTGTAAACCGTTTCACCTCCAAGTGATTGATAGGGATTATTCCAATCTACATTTTGTGGAATAACAGCTTGATAAGGAGCTAAATTGATGTAAGCCAAATTTACGCTCAAAGAACTTTTCTGCCATTTTTGAGTATTTCCTAAACTCAATCCAACCGTCATTAATCCGATATCTGTTTTTTCGTGGTCTTCTTCATCGTTAGTATTCAAAAGCAAAACACTTGATAATGCCTCGCCATATTCTGCTGAATATCCTCCAGTAGAAAAAGCGATTCCGCTAAATAAGAAAGGAGAAAAACGGCTTCTTGTTGGTAAATTATTCGTTGTTGCTCCATACGGCTGTGCTACACGAATTCCATCAATAAAAGTCTGTGTTTCGCTGGCTTCACCTCCACGTACAAACAAACGCCCATCTTCACCCACCGTCTGCGTGCCTGGAAGAGTTTGTAACGCAGCTACAATATTTCCTGCCGAACCCGCCGTAGTTACAATATCTAAAGGTTTTAGAACAGAAACTCTCGCCTTTTCACCAGATTCTAATGTCCCAGCAGTAATAACAACTGCATCAAGAGCATTCATATTTTCTCTTAATTTTACTGTTTGATCTTTAAAATTGGTAACATCGATTTCTTTCTTGTAAGTTTCGAAAAGTAAAAAGCTCACCACTATAAATTGATTTCCCTGAGCAGTTGTTTCAAAAGAAAACTCACCGGTTTCAGAACTTGTTGCTCCGTCATAAGTTCCGTCAATATAAATATTAGCTCCTGCAACTGGTTTTCCTTTTTGATCTGTTACTTTTCCTGAAATAATATTCTGTGCAAAAGTAAAAGTGCTTAACAATAATAAAATAAAAGTAATTCTGGTTTTCATACCTGTTGATTTTTATTGGTTTTGGTCATATATGTTATCGTCTTTTATTTAAAGGTGTTTACAAGCAAACTTTTTTAAGTGGCGATTTCATGATTATTGGTTTTTGATGAAGCAAATGTATTTTAACAATTCCTGTTAAAAAATATATAATAACCCAATTGTAGATTTTCGAGGATGAGTTGTAAATACCAAAATTTGTATCTTAGCTAGGAATTCCAAAAAATTACCATTTATGTCAGAAAGCAAAAGAATCTCAAATTTATATCAGTCCATTTATAATGGAAATCCTTGGCTGGAAGTTAATCTGGCTAATACTTTAAAAAACGTAACGGCAGAACAAGCTTATAAAAAAGCAAATCCGAACCTGAACACGATTTGGGAAATTGTGAATCATCTTATTCAATGGAGAAGAAACATTCTGGAACGCATGCAAGGCGAAGTAATCGTAACTCCGGATCATAATTATTTTGTTCCTGTTTTAGATCCTTCAGAAGTGGCTTGGGAACAATCGCTTCAAACGCTGGCAAAATCACAGGAATCATGGAATACTTTTTTTGAAAGTTTTAATGATGAAGATTTAGCGAAAATCTATGTCAATAACGGTCATACGTATTACGAACATATTCATGGAATTATTCAGCATGACGTGTATCATTTGGGGCAGATTGTTATTTTAAAGAAGTTACTAAACAACTAACATTATGAAAAACACTATTTTCTTTTTAGCTTTTTTATTTTTCAGTATAATCGGCTTTTCACAGGAAACTGAAACGAAATACGATGAAAAATTGGCAAAGTCATTAAATGCTGATGAATACGGGATGAAGAAATATGTTTTCTGTCTTTTAAAATCAGGCAGCAATACAACAGCGTCAAAAGAAGAAAGTAAAAAAATGTTTGAAGGCCATATGGCAAACATCAACAAATTAGCCAAAGAAGGAAAGCTATCCGTAGCAGGGCCTTTTATGAAAAATGACAGAAATTATCGCGGTATCTATATTTTTAATGTTGAAACTGTTGAAGAAGCAAAAAAGCTTGTAGAAACAGATCCCGCTATAAAAGCCAATTTACTTGAAGCCGAATTAACGCCTTGGTATTGCTCAGCTGCATTACAGGAAATTCCGAAAATGCATGAGAAAATTGCCAAGACGAAAATGTAAAATATGAAAACAGAAAAAGAAAAAATGATCTCTGGCGAATATTATAATGCCTTTGATCCTGAATTACTAAAAGGTCGTCGTACAGCAAAAAACCTTTTACACAGTTTGAATGTAAAAGAATACAGAGTTACCAAAAAAGCAAAAGAAATTTTAAAGGAACTAATACCAAACGCTGGAGCAGGTTTATATATTGAACCTCCTTTTCATTGCGATTATGG is a window of Flavobacterium crocinum DNA encoding:
- a CDS encoding YciI family protein, with product MKNTIFFLAFLFFSIIGFSQETETKYDEKLAKSLNADEYGMKKYVFCLLKSGSNTTASKEESKKMFEGHMANINKLAKEGKLSVAGPFMKNDRNYRGIYIFNVETVEEAKKLVETDPAIKANLLEAELTPWYCSAALQEIPKMHEKIAKTKM
- a CDS encoding TonB-dependent receptor — encoded protein: MKTRITFILLLLSTFTFAQNIISGKVTDQKGKPVAGANIYIDGTYDGATSSETGEFSFETTAQGNQFIVVSFLLFETYKKEIDVTNFKDQTVKLRENMNALDAVVITAGTLESGEKARVSVLKPLDIVTTAGSAGNIVAALQTLPGTQTVGEDGRLFVRGGEASETQTFIDGIRVAQPYGATTNNLPTRSRFSPFLFSGIAFSTGGYSAEYGEALSSVLLLNTNDEEDHEKTDIGLMTVGLSLGNTQKWQKSSLSVNLAYINLAPYQAVIPQNVDWNNPYQSLGGETVYRYKFTNGIFKLYASFDSEKFDLNQKNINFENPIRTDMNNNNFYLNSSYKGTIGTGWQLTSGISYGYSKNKLKYNITDVDSNENAAQLKLKLSKKVSNYFRLSFGSDYFITKYNQNFDDNVSINGANGYDSNIFASYAEGDISFSKNLALKVGLRYSNNSLLNENNIAPRASLGFKASKYSQFSFAYGDFTQTPVVDYIKFSKYHQFESEKARHYIFNYTFTRPGQLLRTELYYKDYSNLVQYDTQDIQYNSVFNNNGSGYAKGFDLLWRDSNLYKNLEYWISYSYIDSERQYKNFPTMATPNFIANHSLSVVTKYFITDWKSQVGFTNSFSSGRPYNDPNQTQFMSGKTKSYNSLSFNWAYLLTTQKILYFSVSNILGTQNVFGYDYAKTPDASGVYQRQAVVPTADRFFFVGFFWTISQNKNENQLKNL
- a CDS encoding DinB family protein; this encodes MSESKRISNLYQSIYNGNPWLEVNLANTLKNVTAEQAYKKANPNLNTIWEIVNHLIQWRRNILERMQGEVIVTPDHNYFVPVLDPSEVAWEQSLQTLAKSQESWNTFFESFNDEDLAKIYVNNGHTYYEHIHGIIQHDVYHLGQIVILKKLLNN